One Glycine max cultivar Williams 82 chromosome 8, Glycine_max_v4.0, whole genome shotgun sequence genomic window, TTACTCCATTACAAAatcatgaaatataaaaaaatagactaaaaaataatataaaaagaagtaaGAAGTAGAACTAATGTTAAGGATTTAAAGAagaaatatcataaatttattagaTACTTCAACATATatacaattaaaagaaatataaaaaaaggaatgCTTACATGTGATTtcataaggattaaaaaataatgacaaaGGACTTAAAAAAAGACAGAATTAGAACTAATGATTTCAAAAGGCAAACACTATTTGTTATTAGGTCCTATCACGCATTTAGTGACTCCGAACCAGCAAAAAAACTCACTAGAATAGCATGTAaggttaggagtacataatatttaaaaatcacaaaattaaaaaaaggtgtTGTTTTATTTGTCACGAAATTAAATAGGAGTTGAAATCACAACCACGACCAAGATTCAAATTAAGTCCTAATTCaaagcatgaaaataaaaacaaaaaggaaaatatgaGAACAAGGTACACGGATAATAGAGACGGTGAAGCCAAAAGAAAACAGagcattgaaaataaaaaaaaaaacaaaaatagcatACCAGAAATACCAAACGATTCCAACGACAGGTTCCGTTGACGAGGCCATGAACCAGTGCGACGGTGACGGCAGTAACCACAGCGCGATGATGACAAGGGTTTACGCAAGGAGATCAAAAGCAACACGAATGAGGGACTAATGACTAGGCTGAGGTCGTTTTATTTTgggaaaaattttaattttcgatGCATATATATTTCGttggaaatatttaaatttccaACAAAACTAAATTCATCAGTAAAATATCCAtgtgataatttaaattttgtgacagaatatatatatatatccatcgaaaattcaatattttctgACGGAATATGTTCCATCAAAAATATTCTGGTggtaattttaatatttctgacgattatttttcatgaaaaatattccatGAGTCATAACATTTTTTCTTGTAATGCTTATTTAAAGAAGGAAAGTTAAACAATTTACGGAACCAGGGTTTTCTGCCGTTGAATTTTCAAGTGTATGAATCCCAACCATTCACATTAagttataaaatgaaatataagttaaaaaattctAGACCTTCGATTTGAAACTGtgactacattttttttaacgtgATTTTATCCCATTCTTCCattcatatatatagatatatagagAGAGTTCTTGATATGATCATTACATTGTTGTAGCCTCTAAATCATGcctttcttttcagccccttctcatatctcttttttaaattatgttcatTGTTCATTCTTTGCGTCTACATGCAACTTTGATTTCTTCGTAAAAAATACAGACTACCTTTATTTATAATACTGTTCagtaatgaaaattaatattatacttgCACAGACCTTTAGTATTGACTTAAATTTGTGAGTGATATACAAAACCAATCTTGATTGTGTATAGATGGTTGTATGTAAGGCTAAGATTTCTTATTCACAGTTTTTTCCTGATAAACTCTCCACGTGAGGTGAGATTTTTGTATTTTGCTCCacgttaaaataaaaatctttgattttttatttattgttgtattttatccatttgtgaTTTTGTTCCTTGATGCTTGTTTTTTTATACTTGATCAAAATTTAAGTAGATCAAAACTCAAATGGCAAGCTCACAAAGACAATCTGCGACAAAACAAGGATCGCCGTCGTCTCAGAAGGGAAATGAAAAGGCAACATCATTTGGTGAGTGCTCTTGGAAGACACTCCGAATAACATATACCGACCCAGATGCTACAGATTCTTCTAGTGAcgaagaaaatgacaaagtaTCAAATGGTGGTCCCAAAAGACGATTCATAGACATAACGAATCCAAATTGGAAGGATCCAAACTGCAAACTTTCCATCAGAAAAGGAAAACGCATATGTTCCAGCAAGTATCTAGGTGTTAGACGTCGACCATGGGGGAAATATGCAGCAGAGATTCGTGACCCGCGTCAAAAGAATTGTCGTAAGCGCTTGTGGCTTGGTTCATATGATACTGAGATAGAGGCTGCAATGACTTTTAATGTAAAAAGGCAAGAGTTTGAGAGAGAAATGGCTCTAGAAAGAGGAGATAATGCATCAGTGCATTCGGAGGGTACTGCCAAAGAAGATTAATTAGCCTCATGATCCATCTTAAACATCTTAATTTATGCATCTGCTATTAGCTAGCTAGTAGAGTTTTACTAGTTTATTGTATGTTTGCactttcaaataattttattattgtagCATTTGAGATTGGACAAGTTGGTAGAAGGGCATAGTTTCTCTCATTCCTTATTCTTcttccttatctttacttatgaaatttaattgcaCGCTCTAGAAAGTAGAAACCACGCATACCAAAGGAAAACtatcattttgttttcttcGCAACTGccaatgaaatgaaatgaatgtaaaataaaagaaaaataaataataaagactaAAGACATCACTTCATATTaacaagaggaaaaaatgtacGTTCATATTCTTCTGATGTAGTAATTTTGTATAAATGAAGCGAATCGAGAATAAATCTTTCTAAGTATTTTCATTAATGCCGTTTTTTTTCCTAGCTGGTAACGATGGAGTATAAGATCAATATCCAACGGTatgaatttcaataattaaatagaATGTTTATAATAAGATAGCTAAGAAATGGGATAATAATCAATAACTTTCTTTGTACAGTtatggtttttaaaataaatctttaactcatttttattcattcctttttggataaataataacaaaatgaaatatatatatcatatgatTGAATCAGTAAAAGAAAGCTTTATAAGGtgaaaaacattgaaaattatatttttaatacgtAAAAAATccaatattgaaaaaataagtgATTTTCTTTACTAGCGTGTAAAGAAAAAAGACGAATGCATTTCAATTGCATGGGCAATTACTCATATATGCACGCACGGAAGCCAACTGGTGTGTGAATCAGTAAATGGGATTGTTATTTTTTAGCATTAGTTACACTGATTTTATTACACTTGATATTCctctattttagaatattactTTTAGTTGCCTCTCCCGAACACTGTttgagttatttaaaaaaagaaaaaaagaaaaaaagaaagaaaatataatatatgataatcCAAAATTTTCCCTCCAATTTAACATTGCTGATTAGGGTTGGGGCCTTGGGGTAACATCTCCTTTTTGGGCTACTTCCTCCACTCCGACGTCAACAAGCTCCAAGTCTGTTAGTTCATCTACAACTTCAACGTTACTGCCGAGAATCCCTTCGAGCTCGTCCCCAGCGATAAGCTTCAAGTTACTATCGCCGCCGCGACGttaaagaagaagagagggtCGTGCGAGAATGGGTTAAAGATGAGGAGGTTGAACTTGGATTCTGCCAGAAGGGTTTGAGATCATAGTCCGGTTGGTAAAGGGAGAAGTGGTTTTGCCAATTCAAGCTCTAGTAAACTTAAGGCGAAAAATCTAACCCCACTTCGCCTAAGTGTGATGCTGTTCCCTTCTgccatttttgtcattttttaatgataaactTAAATGTACGGGATGCTTGGAGGGAGGTAATGAAAATGGAGTAGAAAGATTATTTTCTTAGTTAGGAAGAAAGAAGATACGAAattttatttctgaaaaaataaatttaatacaaattaataaaagggAACAATATAATTCATAGCCTGTTCTGCTTCTCTCAACAACATTGTTGGATAGTCTGAACTATGTAAATACCAATTATCCTTAGTTTTGGAATgtgtttcaattttgttttattttttgttgttggtgtaGTTGTTAAGTAGTAGATGATTAATTTGAGTTGAATTTTTTGTAAATACCAATTATCTTTAGTTTCATAAGAAATTGATGAGCTTGCATGCAACTTGATTCCTTATATTAAGTTCCTGAAGTCCCAATGTTATCATCAACGAGAGATATAGGAAAACATTTGAAGTTCAATAGTCAAAAACTGTCTAGATCTGAGTAAGATTGTTGAAGTGTTGCTAATGCATGGAGTATAGAAAGCTTCaacagaattttttttctcttatcctTATTtggatctattttttttcacaacagccagtttttttatttttaaacccATTGTTATAAGGAGGAAGAAGGGGGTATTTTAGGggaaaaatagttaaaagtCATGTGCTGATTTGTTTCTGTCAAACATTCAACCGGTGCTAGTATGGGAGGGGGGGCAAGTGCAACCATTGGTGAAAATTTAAGGGATGTTTTGtagggataaaaaataaaggagtgTTAGATGTAATAAGTGCATATCTTAAGAATTTACtcaattttttatcatattatttacagttttttattttattttattttttatatatgtcatATTTTACAACACAGAACAATTAGTAGATGATATATCACATAATAAACTTTTAGCGTAGTCTCTCTAGCTCACTGGTGTAGAATTAaaagaaactaaattaaaatccatatttacaatttttttaggtgttgaacaaaattaatatatacagaTTGAGGAAGTTGCTTAGGTACACCAAAATCTACTATTGGTTTCTGTATCTTCATTGGTCAATCTTGAATTAGCTAGTATcttaatagaagaagaaaaaaatcgtTGTATCATACTTTTCAGCTGaaattgagttatttttttataggcatTCAGCTAAAATTGAGTATAGAGGTTTAGCCACAGTTCCTAGTGAGGTCACTTGGATCTCCAACTTTGAAAAAGGCTTACATTTCACCCCTCCATAAGCTATTGTTCTATGCAGAAATCAAGTTTGATTCGCATTGTCTCTAACCCCACATTTCAAGAATGAGCAAAATAAATAGACATTGATTGTCAGTTTGTCACTTTTTGTTTATGAAGATCAGAAGAGTTCATTGGAGTTTTCTCGAGCTCATCCATGTTAAGACTTATAAACATATCTAGTTTATCTACTAACTAAACCACTCTCCTGAACTCAATTCAATTCAAGAGTATAAGAGAATATTTCAGAAGTTTGAGTTAATTAGTTACTAAATCAGTATTACTTGTCTTGGATCCGTTAGTTGCTCATGTACGTATATCAGCAGATAGATCGACATGCCCATTGTGTACAATTAAGTCATTCTCTTAGCCTTCGAAAAGCATTTTaaattgactttttttaaacaaatattaaaacatcctttttaattttgtcctataataaataatattatttcgaAAGACTTAAATAGTATATtaaattaagagagaaaataataatattttagtagaATTATTCACTAATAAATGCTAATTATCTTAGAATACTTGATTTCTTAGTTTGTTTGAAAAACTTAAACGACgaaaaaaatacaagtaaatGACTATTAAAACATATCTTTAACGATAttctattttctctctcattttttttacttcttgaaaatataaatagaatCTAATATTAAAAGTTGTTATGAGCTTCATCAAACCATatcatttatacaaatatataaacaatcaatgtttgatttttattttaagtcatCAGCACTAGTGACTCTTAATGTAAAAGACGACCAATGCTACACCATAGCTAATAACTAACaactaattaattgataaaaaaattcggAACATTTATTGAAGCATAATCAATGATTCAATATACGTCCaccatttttaaatataagattattttttagttctatttattgtttttataagactctttttgaattatcttttgcattaattattttttacttaaatatcttttattactttactttgaatattatatatttaagcaTCATTACTTTTTGGacataactttaaaataagtcacgctaacaaattttatatattttttattttgatttttaatttaatattttattaaaagaccattttatctttaatcttcttaattcaatccctaatttccaaaatatgtaTGCTAGCCTGGTAACCGTGTAACTCTGAATGCCTTCGACTCTCACGGTCTCCTAGTCACGGCTGGATTCACCATGTCGCTTCCGCATTGTGTCTCTTTCTCGCCACCATCCAGTGGCGAAAATGGGAGAAAAAAGGCAATTATTGCTTTGTATCTATGTATGGGTGTTTGATTGAACGACGCATACATTACAACTCTTTGATTGACGGTTTCGATTTGAATAATCGAGTTGTTTGCTGGCTTAAATATGATTGGACTTTTGATAAAGTATATTTTTGAATGATGTTTATGGGTATTTGCAGATTTTAACTTTTGAAATCACTGAAGGAGAAAATGCAATTTAAGTAGCTTATCTTTAAGCTTATTAGAATTACATATATTGTGATTTTTCGTTTGGTGGATTTTGAGTGAGTGTTAAGGATTCAAGGGATTCGCTATCTGCAACCTCCTCATCAACCACCTGAACTGAGCCCaggttgcttaaggcttggttGATTGTGTTatgaactttctttttttttaaatactattcTGTAAAATAGTTTTGAAGAACTGTTTGCTTGGTAAGTatcaatttgaatacaattttggaggtgaaaaataaaaataaaattgcttggtaaatttattttgagaatatGTTTTGAAACaggattgaaaacaaaattaatcactactacaaaagccAAAGTGAAAATAGAAACAGCATGTAACTATTTGTGTTCTTcagttttaaaatcaatttgattagaaatagttttgaaaattaaCTTTTACAAGGAAGTTACTCTATAATTAATCACCGCGCCGTGAAAGGTGGCGAGGTAAGAGCCATGGTGCGGAAACTGCACCCTGAATGCGTCGTGATTGTGAGAGGCAGTGAGAATCGAAGATTACACAGTGACAAGACTAGCAttcatatttaagaaattagggattgaattaagaAGATAAGGaatagagtaattttttaataaaatattaaattaaaaaccaaaatataaaatataaaattttctattagGTCCtcaaatctaaattaaaaaaaaattgattgaatgATCTAACTATATAATCAACATGACattatataattatactatataaaatacatattagtgtaacttattttaaagtcacacaaaattaatgattatatttaaaagataaatttattttttatcaggattaaataaaaaaactaataaatattaattaattagatgtgaaaataattaaatgaaaaagaagaaattatgaatcctaattttaacaaaataatataaattattagcaaatttaatactattaactatattaactaattttcttaaaaatataaattggttaaaagtattttatatttagtaACATAGTCATTTGTTGGATAAGAGAGAGAGCGGTAGTTCTACTTCTAATTCAATATAGGTATATCTAgacaaaataaagattttgggTATCATTAAGACCAAGAAATATGCACGTTGTTACATTTTACTCTTTCTATTTTTGAATCTactccatttaaaaaaaaaagatttgtatCTGCTCTGAgttaattttctattattattcctgccaatttttttcttttattattaggaTCGAAACTTCAACATGACAAGGCTTAAAAGATTGTTTTTCCGATCTTGAGACTTGAGTAAATCGATCGTTTGGTAAGTAAGCCTGAATTCCCTTTCTGTTGTCCGAATATGATAATAGTGGAAAATCTGAAATCCACCAAGTTTTAACTCCTGAtacttccataaaaaaaaaacctcctgATACTGATAGTCCTGATGCCATTCCTTAATGCATTGCGTACATGTCTTACTTTTATAGCCCAAATATTGATTAGTAGCACGTAATTAGTGCTGAAAATGTAAGTACCGAGAGGAAtcgaattatatatatatatattattcaatcGTTTAATTAAGTAACTTTATCTCAAAATTCatcattacattaaaaatttctttCAGGTAGattatatttacaaattttaatttctattgatctaaaattatttaattctttaagcatgcacatcaaaattaattaatatagtatctattttcaaaatacatgtaaatataaaacatttgattgatttttaattttgataggaTTAAACGCAAACAAACGTGCTAATACGTACAACTAGAATTTATATATCAACATGGATTGATAAAgtaatttttacatataaataactttaattttcaAGTACTATTAgtgcataaatttttttacaccatAAACAatatgttaaatataatttttaaaatgattattataaatgtatatattgttaaataaaaagataagagtgtaaaatataaaaataaaaaagcattttaattgaatttatgtatatattaatgGTCGCGTGAACCATGCACTCACCTAACAGTTTCGGATTCAATTAATTGAGACTTGATCTAGAATGGAAGGAGTAGTGatctaaaattatatatcttttatttcttctttcctGGCTAGTTGTGCATTAATCAATCCAAACCAGAAAAGAGTTAGGTTCCAAAATGAGAAACTATATGCAGTTTCTTAATCCTCAGATCTTGTGCTTCCTATTTTTCAGTGCTCTATTATTATGTCTAGTTGAAACAAAGTCCACCATTGAACCATGCAATTCCTCAAACTCGTGCCCCTCTCTTCTCTCTTATCTCTTGCCATGGGACTCCAAGCTCTCCGAAATCGCCACTCGCTTCAATGTAAACTTTTTTGATATCTTGGCCTCAAACTCTCTCTTCCCCATAACACCATCAAGTGCACACCAAATCCTTAGTGCCAAATCACAAGTGAAAATACCAATCTCATGTTCTTGTGTGGATGGCATCCGAAGGTCCATGTCAACCATTTACACTGTTCATGCAGCTGATACACTTGCTTCCATATCAGAAGGCTATGGTGGATTGGTTAGTGCTGAACAAATCAAGATTGTGAACGCCATCAATGCCACCAACCCTTTGACATATAGAGGCACCCTTGTTATTCCACTGCCATGCACGTGTTTTGACAATGTGAATAATGGGGGAAATGCTATTTATATGTCATATGTGGTGCAGAGAAGGGAGAGCCTGGGGAGCATAGCAACCAAGTTTGGTACAACTGTTTCGGACTTGGAAACTGTAAATGGCTTTGGGGAAGCTACGGTAGATCCAGGAGACATTCTATCTATTCCCATTGCAGGTTGGTTGGTATATATCAATATCACTCCAGTTGTTATTAGTACGTCTTCTACACATGTACattctattttgtatttttagaaaaaagtttTCAGGACCACTCTCACGTGCtttcaaatttattgaaaattattaattttggtatgtcatatttattattaatgattttatttcttaatttaaatatgagattcactaaaattaatcatttttaacaaattttaaccaaaTCACAAAGAGTATTGAAAAAACACttttagagaaaatattatttgcattcttttattttttatcactcatttcatttcaaaataagtgttatatttaaaaaaaatattcaaaataaatgttggatttaaatttttaatataatattattttttatattaatatttctaataaattatacTTATTTTGAGATAGATAaagtattagttaaaatttattaaaaaaaattaaaacgtacttgattttttctcttcaataataataaggaaaatgtaaaaaaatgttatgtaaatataacactttttatataattgaagatgaaaataaatcacACACGAGTAAGTACAAACTTTTCACTGGCTACTACTTCAGAGTTCAGaaacagagaaagagacaagaaagaaagaaataaatccctgaaaaaaaaattgttagtgcGGACAAACTGCTCTATTAAATTTGGATGTGGGTTAGTCCATATGTTACAGCCTCAACTTTTTTTATCCAAGCAGTAAATATGGATAATAAATCGTgtaaaacataaataacaaCTAATAATACGAAGAAAATAAGGGAAATTCCGTGAagtgtgttaatttgttatctctcttttatttatgttaGCTTCTTTTCAATAAAGGTCCATATAGGGCTTTCCCtgctaataatattattttcataagaTAAAATGATTGGTCAGATACATAATTAATTACTGCATTGACATAATATTCTGTAGAATTGTACCGTCCTTTGCAGCATGTTCATCAGCAACCTTGAATTGGTACGATGAGAGTATGATAGTCCCAAATGGCTCATATACATTAACTGCCACCAACTGCATCAAATGCACTTGTGAACCAACGGATATCACGTAAGATACTTACATAGTTACATCTGCATGCAAATTCAAATTTGACTTTTAACTACAAAATTTAAGTCTAAATATGATTGCTTGCTCTCATAATTTAACCAGGTTGCAATGTGTTCCTTCTGGACTAGACGTCCCCTGCTATAATTTACGTTGCAAAGGATCCAATCTTATTATTGGTGATCAATGTGTGGATCTTTCACAAACAGCTTGCAATGTGAGCCAATGTGTTTACCGTGGCCATAGGGGTGGCAAAATTCTGAGTAGGTAAGCAAATTGAATGTTCATAATAACAGAATCTGGGACCACAAAGAGCAATGgtaatttgaaaaaacaaaaagaaaaaagatttctGTTAAACTTTCTTTGAGGAGCTTTTTAACACAAGTTTTTTTGCAGTATGAAGAAATCTTCTTACCTCGAGTGCCCGGGTAATTACTAGTTAACAATATTATCTCTATTATTCTATAGCCAGAGATGCAGAAGTTTCAGATCActgatttctaatattttttttttctctattgtaGATAGTTTGTGTCATAGCGGACCATCATGTTGGCCTTCCTCATCACCATATCCTGAAGACCCATTTGGTATGTCTCCAAAGCCATCCCCCTCCTTGCCACTACCAGTTTCTAAGGCTGCTCTGAGGACTCTTGCCTCCAGTGGAAGGCTTGGTCCATTTTTATTCAATGTGCTGCAATTATTcttgttaaaatttatcatttattttcttatttgaatAAGCATATCTAGTCGATAATAACCCATATCTTTTATTCAATTCTACCTTAACCCTTCTTccctcaaagaaaagaa contains:
- the LOC100819382 gene encoding lysM domain-containing GPI-anchored protein 3 — protein: MRNYMQFLNPQILCFLFFSALLLCLVETKSTIEPCNSSNSCPSLLSYLLPWDSKLSEIATRFNVNFFDILASNSLFPITPSSAHQILSAKSQVKIPISCSCVDGIRRSMSTIYTVHAADTLASISEGYGGLVSAEQIKIVNAINATNPLTYRGTLVIPLPCTCFDNVNNGGNAIYMSYVVQRRESLGSIATKFGTTVSDLETVNGFGEATVDPGDILSIPIAACSSATLNWYDESMIVPNGSYTLTATNCIKCTCEPTDITLQCVPSGLDVPCYNLRCKGSNLIIGDQCVDLSQTACNVSQCVYRGHRGGKILSSMKKSSYLECPDSLCHSGPSCWPSSSPYPEDPFGMSPKPSPSLPLPVSKAALRTLASSGRLGPFLFNVLQLFLLKFIIYFLI
- the LOC102661155 gene encoding ethylene-responsive transcription factor CRF3; this translates as MASSQRQSATKQGSPSSQKGNEKATSFGECSWKTLRITYTDPDATDSSSDEENDKVSNGGPKRRFIDITNPNWKDPNCKLSIRKGKRICSSKYLGVRRRPWGKYAAEIRDPRQKNCRKRLWLGSYDTEIEAAMTFNVKRQEFEREMALERGDNASVHSEGTAKED